In the Sulfurirhabdus autotrophica genome, ATCTTGCTGCATAATCCCCTTCCGGATTACGGAACACCGAGCCCGCATTGGGCATATTAAGCGGCTGACTGGCAATGCGCTTTTGCAGCAGGGATTTGATTTTCGCCAGTGATGCTTCGCCATCCCCTTTAGGCAATTTGAACCATGCCCCTACATACCATTCTCTTGCCAGAGGTACGTTATCTCCTGACATTTTCTGCAACACATGACGGTAGCTAATTTCATAGTCTGCCGGCATCCTTTTATGAAGTTCGCCATTTCGATTCAATGTCAGAACTTTTGCAACCACTTCCCAGGTTTCAGCCCCATAGCATCCTGCATTCATTGCCAGTGCGCCGCCCACTGTTCCGGGTATTCCGGCCAGAAACTCTGCCCCGACTAAATTGTGCCTTGCTGCATATCGCGCAACTTTTGGGCTTGCTACACCTGCTTCGGCATATACCAGATCGATATTTTCACCAAGTGTGGTTGCAAAACCGTTTTTGCGTTGTTCAATACAAATTCGTTTCAGTGCGCCATGCACTAATATGACCGTACCGCGCAACCCGCCATCCCGCACCAGCAAATTACTGCCAAGCCCTACCATGTGTACGGCTTCATCCTTAGGTAAATTGCGTAGAAAAGTGGATAGGTCAGCCAAGTCAGCCGGAATATACACCTGGTCTGCTACCCCGCCTGCACGCCAGCTAGTATGCTTTTGCATCGGCTCATTTTGTCTAAGCTCCCCGCGTAATCCACTGGGTTCAACATTAAAATAGGCTGGCGAGACACCGCCGCATGATCGTCCATGATTAACTTCTTCACTTCGTCTCATAGCTCCCCCTTTTCTAACAGGCCAGGCACCTGGCCGATCGAACCGGCTCCCATGGTGAGCACAATATCGCCGTCTTGCGCGATATCGCGAATCACCTGGGGTAATTCCGCTACATTTTCGACAAATATCGGCTCAAGCTTGCCACCCACACGTATGGCTCTTGTCAG is a window encoding:
- the murB gene encoding UDP-N-acetylmuramate dehydrogenase yields the protein MRRSEEVNHGRSCGGVSPAYFNVEPSGLRGELRQNEPMQKHTSWRAGGVADQVYIPADLADLSTFLRNLPKDEAVHMVGLGSNLLVRDGGLRGTVILVHGALKRICIEQRKNGFATTLGENIDLVYAEAGVASPKVARYAARHNLVGAEFLAGIPGTVGGALAMNAGCYGAETWEVVAKVLTLNRNGELHKRMPADYEISYRHVLQKMSGDNVPLAREWYVGAWFKLPKGDGEASLAKIKSLLQKRIASQPLNMPNAGSVFRNPEGDYAARLIEDTGLKGVAIGGAMVSTKHANFIVNTGSATATDIEMLIDKVQEAVNAKHGIQLVREVRIVGESIK